From Variovorax sp. PMC12, the proteins below share one genomic window:
- the hemA gene encoding glutamyl-tRNA reductase, whose translation MSVWALGLNHTTAPLDLRGRFAFALDQIAPTLQSLRSSFGAGRHPQVEAAIISTCNRTEIYCASEHAALDHTFGWLAQSGGVAPALLRSHAYTLHDDEAARHAFRVASGLDSMVLGEAQILGQMKDAVRAAETAGALGSTLNQLFQRSFAVAKEVRTATEIGAHSISMAAAAVRLAGQLFEDLRKTRVLFVGAGEMIDLAATHFAAKEPKSIGIANRTLERGEKLASRFGGEALRLADLPARLAEFDIVVSCTASTLPIIGLGAVERALKARKHRPMFMVDLAVPRDIEPEVKALEDVYLYTVDDLAQVVQQGHANRQAAVAQAEVIIDAGVQSFMHWLGQRGTVPLIQQLNAQADEWRAAEMARARKLLAKGESVEAVLEAMSRGLTQKMMHGALAELHAGDATSREQTAQTISRLFLRKER comes from the coding sequence ATGTCTGTCTGGGCTCTTGGCTTGAACCACACGACCGCGCCGCTCGATCTGCGCGGTCGTTTTGCGTTTGCGCTCGACCAGATCGCCCCCACGCTGCAGAGCCTGCGCAGTTCTTTCGGCGCCGGCCGCCACCCCCAGGTCGAGGCCGCGATCATCTCCACGTGCAACCGCACCGAGATCTATTGCGCGTCCGAGCACGCCGCACTCGACCACACTTTCGGCTGGCTGGCCCAGAGCGGCGGCGTGGCACCCGCCCTGCTTCGCTCGCACGCCTACACCCTGCATGACGACGAAGCCGCGCGCCACGCCTTCCGCGTGGCCAGCGGGCTCGATTCGATGGTGCTGGGCGAGGCCCAGATCCTCGGCCAGATGAAAGACGCCGTGCGCGCGGCCGAAACCGCCGGCGCACTCGGCAGCACGCTCAACCAGCTGTTCCAGCGCTCCTTTGCCGTGGCCAAGGAAGTGCGCACCGCCACCGAGATCGGCGCGCACTCCATCAGCATGGCCGCCGCGGCCGTGCGCCTGGCCGGCCAGCTCTTCGAAGACCTGCGCAAGACGCGCGTGCTGTTCGTCGGCGCCGGCGAAATGATCGACCTCGCGGCCACGCACTTCGCGGCCAAGGAGCCCAAGTCGATCGGCATCGCCAACCGCACGCTGGAGCGCGGCGAGAAGCTGGCCTCGCGCTTCGGCGGCGAAGCCCTGCGGCTGGCCGACCTGCCCGCGCGTCTGGCGGAGTTCGACATCGTCGTGAGCTGCACCGCGAGCACGCTGCCGATCATCGGCCTGGGTGCCGTGGAGCGCGCGCTCAAGGCACGCAAGCACCGCCCGATGTTCATGGTCGACCTGGCCGTGCCGCGCGACATCGAGCCCGAAGTGAAGGCGCTCGAAGACGTCTACCTCTACACCGTCGACGACCTCGCGCAGGTGGTGCAGCAGGGCCACGCCAACCGCCAGGCCGCCGTGGCGCAGGCCGAAGTCATCATCGACGCCGGCGTGCAGAGCTTCATGCACTGGCTGGGCCAGCGCGGCACCGTGCCGCTGATCCAGCAGCTCAACGCGCAGGCCGACGAATGGCGTGCCGCCGAGATGGCGCGCGCCCGCAAGCTGCTGGCCAAGGGCGAATCGGTCGAGGCCGTGCTCGAGGCCATGTCGCGCGGTCTCACGCAGAAGATGATGCACGGCGCGCTGGCCGAACTGCACGCGGGCGACGCCACCTCGCGCGAGCAGACCGCGCAGACCATCTCGCGCCTTTTCCTGCGCAAAGAGCGTTAG
- a CDS encoding DUF3772 domain-containing protein, with protein sequence MSWTLRFATFCLAALLMCGGAMAQPDSSNNSGTATAVAPTPTVAELRAQFNKLSAAAETDDDARKLLTQINDIGTQADKFVAARTGELADLNARLGELGNPPGAGATEDPDITRQRARLTKERNALDADIRLARLLSVDVRQRGTDLVTQRRELFEAQLTERAASPLTGRFWTDLQDAWPDDLERLRTMGSALSAGFDQALAPASLTLVIATLIGALLLAWLGVWAAERLLTRLATRMLPAGRLRRSLLVIGIVGSHVLLVAVAAHGFVEVLKAHATWDPLARKALQSSAQALTFMAFVIGLGRALLATARPSWRLPPIPDATASKLAALPWLVALVAALAWTPAEVNALVDASFAAVVATHVLTALILTALVGTVIYRLKALRADAPAAGLPERPMWVGLLVALIGALMIAIWVLVGLGYVALGSFLASQLTWTGIVAAAFYVLFKFADDVFMAIASSRSAFGQKLQKSFGLAPQTLDQAATVLSGISRVALFVYMLIALAAPLGTSPGEVFQRGGKLGSGVKVGEFQLVPGAILSALTVAVVGFIMLRVFKRWLTRSYLPNTQFEPGMQSSITTLLGYVGGIMVIAFTLSALGIGIERIAWVASALSVGIGFGLQAIVQNFISGLILLAEQPVKVGDWVVLGTAEGDVRRINVRATEIQLGDRSTLIVPNSEFITKTVRNMTLANAEGRVLIRLPMPLTTDAQRVRELILAACKAHEGVLETPAPSLTLEGIENGLLIFQAIAYVASPRLAGGVRSDLLFVILDELKKASLPLAVPTMVMAAAPEAPAPVVPSSPASPIPGVQS encoded by the coding sequence ATGAGTTGGACCCTACGTTTCGCGACCTTCTGCCTCGCCGCGCTGCTGATGTGCGGCGGCGCAATGGCGCAGCCCGACAGCAGCAACAACAGCGGCACCGCCACAGCCGTCGCTCCGACGCCCACGGTCGCCGAACTTCGCGCCCAGTTCAACAAGCTCAGCGCCGCCGCCGAAACCGACGATGACGCGCGCAAGCTGCTCACGCAGATCAACGACATCGGCACGCAGGCCGACAAGTTCGTCGCCGCGCGCACCGGCGAGCTGGCCGACCTGAACGCCCGCCTCGGCGAGCTCGGCAACCCGCCCGGGGCCGGCGCCACCGAAGACCCCGACATCACCCGCCAGCGTGCGCGCCTGACCAAGGAGCGCAACGCGCTGGACGCCGACATCCGGCTCGCGCGGCTGCTGTCGGTCGACGTGCGCCAGCGCGGCACCGACCTCGTCACGCAGCGCCGTGAACTGTTCGAGGCTCAGCTCACCGAGCGCGCCGCCTCCCCGCTCACCGGACGCTTCTGGACCGACCTGCAGGACGCCTGGCCCGACGACCTGGAACGGCTGCGGACCATGGGCTCGGCGCTCAGCGCGGGTTTCGACCAGGCACTGGCGCCCGCGTCGCTCACGCTGGTGATCGCGACACTCATCGGTGCATTGCTGTTGGCATGGCTGGGCGTCTGGGCCGCCGAGCGCCTGCTCACCCGGCTCGCGACCCGGATGCTGCCTGCCGGCCGGCTGCGGCGCTCGCTGCTGGTGATCGGGATCGTGGGGAGCCATGTGCTGCTGGTGGCCGTGGCGGCGCATGGCTTCGTGGAGGTGCTCAAGGCGCACGCCACATGGGATCCGCTGGCGCGCAAGGCGCTGCAGTCCTCGGCGCAGGCGCTGACCTTCATGGCTTTCGTCATCGGCCTGGGCCGCGCCCTTCTGGCCACGGCCCGGCCGTCATGGCGGCTGCCGCCGATTCCCGACGCCACGGCCAGCAAGCTCGCGGCGCTGCCCTGGCTGGTGGCGCTGGTGGCGGCACTGGCCTGGACGCCGGCCGAAGTCAACGCGCTGGTCGACGCCAGCTTTGCCGCCGTGGTAGCCACGCACGTGCTCACGGCGCTGATCCTCACCGCGCTGGTCGGCACGGTGATCTACCGGCTGAAGGCCCTGCGCGCGGACGCCCCCGCAGCCGGCCTGCCCGAGCGGCCGATGTGGGTCGGCCTGCTGGTGGCGCTGATCGGCGCGCTGATGATCGCCATCTGGGTGCTGGTGGGCCTGGGCTACGTGGCGCTGGGCAGCTTCCTGGCCTCTCAGCTCACCTGGACCGGCATCGTGGCGGCGGCTTTCTACGTGCTGTTCAAGTTCGCCGACGACGTGTTCATGGCCATCGCGTCGTCGCGCAGCGCCTTCGGCCAGAAGCTGCAGAAGAGCTTCGGCCTCGCGCCGCAGACGCTGGACCAGGCTGCAACGGTGCTGTCGGGCATCAGCCGCGTCGCATTGTTCGTGTACATGCTGATCGCACTGGCCGCGCCGCTGGGCACCTCGCCGGGCGAGGTATTCCAGCGCGGCGGCAAGCTCGGCTCCGGCGTGAAGGTGGGCGAGTTCCAGCTGGTGCCGGGCGCGATCCTCAGCGCGCTGACGGTGGCGGTGGTGGGCTTCATCATGCTGCGGGTGTTCAAGCGCTGGCTCACGCGCAGCTACCTGCCGAACACGCAGTTCGAGCCGGGCATGCAGAGCTCCATCACCACGCTGCTGGGCTACGTCGGCGGCATCATGGTGATCGCGTTCACGCTGTCGGCGCTGGGCATCGGCATCGAGCGCATCGCGTGGGTGGCGAGCGCGCTGTCGGTGGGTATCGGCTTCGGCCTGCAGGCGATCGTGCAGAACTTCATCTCGGGGCTGATCCTGCTGGCGGAGCAGCCGGTGAAGGTGGGCGACTGGGTGGTGCTGGGCACGGCCGAGGGCGATGTGCGGCGCATCAACGTGCGCGCCACCGAAATCCAGCTGGGCGACCGCTCCACGCTGATCGTGCCGAACTCGGAGTTCATCACAAAGACCGTGCGCAACATGACCCTGGCCAACGCCGAGGGCCGCGTGCTGATCCGCCTGCCGATGCCGCTGACCACCGACGCGCAGCGCGTGCGCGAGCTGATCCTGGCGGCCTGCAAGGCGCATGAGGGCGTGCTGGAAACGCCGGCGCCCTCGCTCACGCTCGAAGGCATAGAGAACGGGCTGCTGATCTTCCAGGCCATCGCCTACGTGGCGAGCCCCCGGCTGGCGGGCGGGGTGCGCAGCGACCTGCTGTTCGTGATCCTGGACGAGCTGAAGAAGGCCTCGCTGCCGCTGGCGGTGCCGACGATGGTGATGGCGGCCGCGCCAGAGGCACCGGCGCCCGTCGTGCCTTCATCGCCCGCCTCGCCGATCCCCGGCGTGCAGAGCTGA
- a CDS encoding GNAT family N-acetyltransferase encodes MVPDAAFVRAMRAADLDAVLAIQLACYGAGFVEDGELIARRLAAAPHTGWVAEHGGGVRAYLAGYPSVAGKLTPLHGEFEVAAQADSLYLHDLAVHPDAAGLGLGPRLVRHAWAHAAQAGWRHSTLVSVQSSVGFWERQGYAATQPDGAEQQARLATYPGRSVYMIRRLDPA; translated from the coding sequence ATGGTGCCGGACGCCGCCTTCGTGCGCGCCATGCGCGCCGCCGACCTCGACGCCGTGCTGGCGATCCAGCTCGCCTGCTACGGCGCGGGCTTCGTGGAAGACGGCGAGCTGATCGCGCGCCGGCTCGCGGCCGCACCCCATACGGGCTGGGTCGCCGAGCATGGCGGCGGCGTGCGGGCCTATCTGGCGGGCTATCCGTCCGTGGCCGGCAAGCTGACGCCGCTGCACGGCGAGTTCGAAGTAGCCGCACAGGCCGATTCGCTGTACCTGCACGACCTGGCGGTGCACCCCGACGCCGCGGGGCTGGGCCTCGGCCCGCGGCTGGTGCGCCATGCCTGGGCGCATGCGGCGCAGGCCGGATGGCGGCATTCGACGCTGGTGTCGGTGCAGTCTTCGGTCGGTTTCTGGGAGCGCCAGGGCTATGCGGCAACGCAGCCCGATGGCGCCGAGCAGCAGGCCCGGCTGGCCACCTACCCCGGCCGGTCGGTCTACATGATCCGCCGGCTGGACCCGGCCTGA
- a CDS encoding ABC transporter permease, which translates to MSLIASLGAIEIGLIFGLVALGVFMSFRIINFPDLTVDGSFPLGAAVAATLIVAGWNPAAATAVACVAGAAAGWVTAWLNVKLKIMQLLASILVMIALYSINLRVMGKPNVALITEPTVFSMVDFGGMPEQWAKPLLLLLIVIVAKILVDMFFASEAGLAMRATGGNARMARAQGISTDFHTMAGLALSNALVALAGALFAQSQGTADISMGVGTIVIGLAAVIIGETLLPARSMVITTLACVLGALLYRFFIAMALNTDFMGLQAQDLNLVTAVLVAFALLVPAYKRKLRALFKGKN; encoded by the coding sequence ATGTCCCTCATCGCCTCGCTGGGCGCCATCGAGATCGGTCTGATATTCGGACTGGTCGCGCTGGGCGTCTTCATGTCGTTTCGCATCATCAATTTTCCCGACCTCACGGTGGACGGCAGCTTCCCGCTGGGCGCCGCCGTGGCCGCGACGCTGATCGTCGCTGGCTGGAACCCTGCGGCCGCCACCGCGGTGGCCTGCGTGGCCGGCGCCGCCGCGGGCTGGGTCACGGCCTGGCTCAACGTGAAGCTGAAGATCATGCAATTGCTCGCGAGCATCCTGGTGATGATCGCGCTGTACTCCATCAACCTGCGCGTGATGGGCAAGCCCAACGTGGCGCTCATCACCGAACCCACGGTGTTCAGCATGGTCGACTTCGGCGGCATGCCCGAGCAGTGGGCCAAGCCGCTGTTGCTGCTTCTCATCGTGATCGTCGCCAAGATCCTGGTCGACATGTTCTTCGCCTCGGAAGCCGGCCTGGCGATGCGCGCCACCGGCGGCAACGCGCGCATGGCGCGGGCCCAGGGCATTTCGACCGACTTCCACACCATGGCCGGCCTGGCGCTGTCGAACGCGCTGGTGGCGCTGGCCGGCGCGCTGTTCGCGCAGAGCCAGGGCACGGCGGACATCTCCATGGGCGTGGGCACGATCGTGATCGGCCTGGCCGCGGTGATCATCGGCGAGACGCTGCTGCCGGCGCGCAGCATGGTCATCACCACCCTGGCCTGCGTGCTGGGCGCACTGCTCTACCGCTTCTTCATCGCGATGGCGCTGAACACCGACTTCATGGGCCTGCAGGCGCAAGACCTGAACCTGGTCACCGCCGTGCTGGTGGCGTTCGCGCTGCTGGTGCCGGCCTACAAGCGCAAGCTGCGCGCGCTTTTCAAGGGGAAGAACTGA
- the prfA gene encoding peptide chain release factor 1 has protein sequence MKSFLRHQLERYAQRLGELDFLLSREDIMSDMAQYRTISREHAEVTQIAGRYERHKQREADIAGAREMLDDPDMAEMAREEIAGAEAELVQLEEELQRLLLPKDPDDARNAFLEIRAGTGGDESALFAGDLLRMYTRYCERAGWRCEIVSESESELGGYKEVVVRISGDDVFGHLRFESGGHRVQRVPATETQGRIHTSACTVAVLAEPDETVAVQINPADLRIDTYRASGAGGQHINKTDSAVRITHIPTGIVAECQDDRSQHRNKAKALQVLSARIQEKERSERAAKDAAMRKGLIGSGDRSDRIRTYNFPQGRLTDHRINLTLYKLLAIMEGDLGDVLDALRAAREAEQLAELESSLPA, from the coding sequence GTGAAATCCTTTCTGCGCCATCAACTCGAACGCTACGCACAGCGCCTCGGCGAACTCGACTTCCTGCTCTCGCGCGAAGACATCATGAGCGACATGGCGCAGTACCGCACCATCTCGCGCGAGCATGCCGAAGTCACCCAGATCGCCGGCCGCTACGAGCGCCACAAGCAGCGCGAGGCCGACATCGCCGGCGCCAGGGAAATGCTCGACGACCCCGACATGGCCGAGATGGCGCGCGAGGAAATCGCCGGCGCCGAAGCCGAACTGGTGCAGCTCGAGGAAGAGCTGCAGCGCCTGCTGCTGCCCAAGGACCCGGACGACGCGCGCAACGCATTCCTCGAAATCCGCGCGGGCACGGGCGGCGACGAATCGGCGCTGTTCGCGGGCGACCTGCTGCGCATGTACACGCGCTACTGCGAACGTGCCGGCTGGCGCTGCGAGATCGTGAGCGAGAGCGAGAGCGAACTCGGCGGCTACAAGGAAGTGGTGGTGCGCATCTCCGGCGACGACGTGTTCGGCCACCTGCGCTTCGAGTCGGGCGGCCATCGCGTGCAGCGCGTGCCGGCCACCGAGACGCAGGGCCGCATCCACACCAGCGCCTGCACGGTGGCCGTGCTGGCGGAGCCCGACGAAACCGTGGCCGTGCAGATCAACCCGGCCGACCTCCGCATCGACACCTACCGCGCGAGCGGCGCGGGCGGGCAGCACATCAACAAGACCGATTCGGCCGTGCGCATCACGCACATCCCGACCGGCATCGTGGCCGAATGCCAGGACGACCGCAGCCAGCACCGCAACAAGGCCAAGGCGCTGCAGGTGCTGTCGGCGCGCATCCAGGAGAAGGAGCGCAGCGAGCGCGCCGCCAAGGACGCCGCCATGCGCAAGGGGCTGATCGGCAGCGGCGACCGCTCGGACCGCATCCGCACCTACAACTTTCCCCAGGGCCGGCTCACCGACCACCGCATCAACCTCACGCTCTACAAGCTGCTGGCCATCATGGAAGGCGACCTCGGCGACGTGCTCGACGCCCTGCGCGCCGCGCGCGAAGCCGAGCAGCTGGCCGAGCTGGAATCGAGCCTGCCGGCGTGA
- a CDS encoding ABC transporter ATP-binding protein produces MLRTQQLEMTFNPGTPIENRVLRGLGLEIPTGQFVTVIGSNGAGKSTFLNAVSGDLIVDKGSIEIDGKDVTRMNAWQRSGMVARVFQDPMAGTCEALTIEENMALAWKRGERRAFGFALNRNLRELFREKLSILKLGLENRLADRIGLLSGGQRQAVSLLMASLKPSRILLLDEHTAALDPKTAAFVLELTAKIVEAGQLTAMMVTHSMRQALDYGSRTVMLHEGQVILDVAGPQRAGLDVPDLLRMFEQTRGEKLDDDKLLLA; encoded by the coding sequence ATGCTGCGCACCCAACAACTCGAGATGACCTTCAACCCGGGCACCCCGATCGAGAACCGCGTGCTGCGCGGGCTCGGCCTGGAGATTCCCACCGGCCAGTTCGTCACCGTGATCGGCTCGAACGGCGCGGGCAAGTCGACCTTTCTCAATGCGGTGAGCGGCGACCTGATCGTCGACAAGGGCAGCATCGAGATCGACGGAAAAGACGTGACCCGCATGAACGCCTGGCAGCGCTCGGGCATGGTGGCCCGCGTGTTCCAGGATCCGATGGCCGGCACCTGCGAGGCGCTGACCATCGAGGAGAACATGGCGCTGGCCTGGAAGCGCGGCGAGCGGCGGGCTTTCGGCTTCGCGCTCAACCGCAACCTGCGCGAGCTGTTCCGCGAGAAGCTGTCCATTCTGAAGCTGGGGCTGGAGAACCGCCTGGCCGACCGCATCGGGCTGCTGTCGGGCGGCCAGCGGCAGGCGGTGAGCCTGCTGATGGCCTCGCTCAAGCCCTCGCGCATCCTGCTGCTCGACGAGCACACCGCCGCGCTCGATCCCAAGACCGCCGCCTTCGTGCTGGAGCTGACCGCCAAGATCGTCGAGGCCGGCCAGCTCACCGCGATGATGGTGACGCACAGCATGCGCCAGGCGCTGGACTACGGCTCGCGCACGGTGATGCTGCACGAGGGCCAGGTGATCCTCGATGTGGCCGGCCCACAGCGCGCCGGCCTCGACGTGCCCGACCTGCTGCGCATGTTCGAGCAGACCCGCGGCGAGAAGCTGGACGACGACAAACTGCTGCTGGCCTGA
- the grxD gene encoding Grx4 family monothiol glutaredoxin — translation MSDAQQRIDDLVKTNELVLFMKGNASFPMCGFSGRAIQILKAVGVDTKALKTVNVLEDDGIRQGIKEYSNWPTIPQLYVKGEFIGGSDIMMEMYESGELQQVIGGGASA, via the coding sequence ATGTCCGACGCCCAGCAACGTATCGACGATCTCGTCAAAACCAACGAACTCGTGCTCTTCATGAAGGGCAACGCCAGCTTCCCGATGTGCGGCTTCTCGGGCCGCGCGATCCAGATCCTCAAGGCGGTCGGCGTCGACACCAAGGCGCTCAAGACCGTCAACGTGCTCGAAGACGACGGCATCCGCCAGGGCATCAAGGAATACAGCAACTGGCCCACCATCCCGCAGCTCTACGTGAAGGGCGAATTCATCGGCGGCTCGGACATCATGATGGAGATGTACGAGTCCGGCGAGCTGCAGCAGGTCATCGGCGGCGGCGCTTCGGCCTGA
- a CDS encoding cupin domain-containing protein: MSHDHGHSHGHSHGHSHEGEPAWKHDGVRVIAANQLDVNTAQTPGMNRAAAINFARVGAQKLWAGTVTIHADAKTGAHHHGHLESVIYVVRGRARMRWGEKLEFTAEAGPGDFIYVPPYVPHQEINASATETLECVLCRSDGEAVAVNLDIEPVEKPESVLWVDPTHPHGGI; the protein is encoded by the coding sequence ATGAGCCACGATCACGGCCACTCGCACGGCCATTCACATGGTCATTCCCACGAGGGCGAACCGGCCTGGAAGCATGACGGCGTGCGCGTCATCGCCGCCAACCAGCTCGACGTGAACACCGCCCAGACGCCCGGCATGAACCGGGCGGCGGCCATCAATTTCGCCCGCGTCGGCGCGCAGAAACTCTGGGCCGGCACCGTGACCATCCATGCCGACGCCAAGACCGGGGCGCATCATCACGGGCATCTCGAATCGGTGATCTACGTCGTGCGCGGCCGGGCCCGCATGCGCTGGGGCGAGAAGCTCGAGTTCACGGCCGAAGCCGGGCCGGGCGACTTCATCTACGTGCCGCCCTACGTACCGCACCAGGAAATCAACGCCAGCGCCACCGAGACGCTGGAATGCGTGCTGTGCCGCAGCGATGGCGAGGCGGTGGCGGTGAATCTCGACATCGAACCCGTCGAGAAGCCCGAGTCGGTACTCTGGGTCGACCCGACCCATCCGCACGGCGGGATATAG
- the prmC gene encoding peptide chain release factor N(5)-glutamine methyltransferase has product MATDDPKPSTVAQALAAGIALGIDRLDAQLLLLHALGRAPHDRAWLLAHDTDAMPDTAWSALSAQLSRRLAGEPVAYLLGEKEFHGLDLRVDARVLVPRPDTETLVEWALQCLEGHAAPRVLDLGTGSGAIALALQHARTDARVDAVDASADALAVAQANARRLGLPVRFALANWLDGAETGYAVIASNPPYIAANDPHLPALRHEPVSALVAGADGLDDIRQIVRHAPAHLAEGGWLLLEHGHDQAAAVRQLLAERGFAEVQSRDDLAGIQRCSGGIWRTVK; this is encoded by the coding sequence ATGGCCACCGACGACCCCAAGCCGTCCACCGTGGCGCAGGCGCTGGCCGCCGGCATCGCGCTGGGCATCGACCGGCTCGACGCGCAGTTGCTGCTGCTGCATGCGCTCGGCCGCGCGCCGCACGACCGCGCATGGCTGCTGGCGCACGACACCGACGCGATGCCGGACACCGCGTGGTCCGCGCTCTCCGCGCAACTGTCGCGCCGCCTCGCGGGCGAGCCGGTGGCGTATCTGCTCGGCGAGAAGGAATTCCACGGGCTCGACCTGCGGGTCGATGCACGGGTGCTGGTGCCGCGGCCCGACACCGAGACGCTGGTCGAATGGGCCTTGCAGTGCCTCGAAGGCCATGCTGCGCCGCGCGTGCTCGACCTGGGCACGGGCAGCGGCGCGATCGCGCTGGCCCTCCAGCACGCGCGCACCGACGCGCGGGTCGACGCGGTCGATGCCAGCGCCGACGCGCTGGCGGTCGCGCAGGCCAACGCCCGGCGCCTGGGCCTGCCGGTGCGCTTCGCCTTGGCGAACTGGCTCGACGGCGCCGAGACCGGCTACGCGGTCATCGCCAGCAACCCGCCGTACATCGCCGCCAACGACCCGCACCTGCCCGCCCTGCGGCACGAGCCCGTCTCCGCGCTGGTCGCGGGTGCCGACGGGCTCGACGACATCCGCCAGATCGTCCGGCACGCCCCCGCGCACCTCGCGGAAGGCGGCTGGCTCTTGCTCGAACACGGCCACGACCAGGCCGCCGCGGTGCGCCAACTGCTCGCCGAACGCGGTTTCGCCGAAGTGCAAAGCCGCGACGACCTCGCCGGCATCCAGCGCTGCTCCGGCGGAATCTGGCGCACGGTGAAATAA
- a CDS encoding ABC transporter substrate-binding protein produces the protein MLAAAPSFAADTKSVAVTAIVEHPALDAVRDGVKAELKASGYEEGKNLKFTYQSAQGNVGTAAQIARKYVGDAPDVIVAIATPSAQAVVASTKTIPVVYSAITDPVAAKLVKNWEASGTNVTGVSDLSPLEKHVGLIKQVVPNAKRIGVIYSPGEANSVAIVESLKKAASAAGMTVVEAAAARTVDVPTAAQSLVGKADVIYTPTDNNVVSAFEGIVKVAQQAKLPVVAADTATVERGAVAALGLNYSDIGRQTGKIVVRILKGEKPGTIASQTSTNFELVVNPGAAKLQGVTLSDELLKTAKVVSTK, from the coding sequence ATGCTGGCCGCCGCGCCTTCGTTCGCGGCCGACACCAAGTCGGTGGCCGTGACGGCCATCGTGGAGCATCCGGCGCTGGACGCCGTGCGCGACGGCGTGAAGGCAGAGCTCAAGGCTTCGGGCTACGAAGAGGGCAAGAACCTCAAGTTCACCTATCAAAGCGCGCAAGGCAACGTGGGCACCGCCGCCCAGATCGCCCGCAAGTACGTGGGCGACGCGCCCGACGTGATCGTCGCCATCGCCACCCCGTCGGCGCAGGCCGTGGTCGCTTCGACCAAGACCATTCCGGTCGTGTACTCGGCCATCACCGACCCGGTGGCGGCCAAGCTGGTGAAGAACTGGGAGGCCAGCGGCACCAACGTGACGGGCGTGTCCGACCTGTCGCCGCTGGAAAAGCATGTTGGCCTCATCAAGCAGGTGGTGCCGAACGCCAAGCGCATCGGCGTGATCTACAGCCCCGGTGAAGCCAACTCGGTGGCCATCGTCGAATCGCTCAAGAAGGCCGCCTCGGCCGCCGGCATGACGGTGGTCGAGGCCGCCGCCGCCCGCACGGTGGACGTGCCGACCGCCGCCCAGAGCCTGGTCGGCAAGGCCGACGTCATCTACACGCCGACCGACAACAACGTGGTCTCGGCCTTCGAAGGCATCGTGAAGGTGGCCCAGCAGGCCAAGCTGCCGGTGGTTGCGGCCGACACGGCCACCGTGGAGCGCGGCGCCGTGGCCGCACTGGGCCTGAACTACAGCGACATCGGCCGCCAGACCGGCAAGATCGTGGTGCGCATCCTCAAGGGCGAGAAGCCCGGCACCATCGCCTCGCAGACCAGCACCAACTTCGAGCTGGTGGTGAACCCCGGCGCGGCCAAGCTGCAGGGCGTGACGCTGTCCGACGAGCTGCTGAAGACGGCGAAGGTCGTGAGCACCAAGTAA
- a CDS encoding Lrp/AsnC family transcriptional regulator — translation MHEVELDRIDRRILEHLQTNGRASNLELAEVANLSPAQCLRRHRRLEELGLVHGYAARLNARRVGLGVIAFIHVTMARGHVDELPKFQDLIADMKQILECYSVTGDFDYVLKVVAQDLESLSQFLMHTLMHMPGVSAVRSSVCLNEIKFTTALPLE, via the coding sequence TTGCACGAAGTCGAACTCGACCGGATCGACCGGCGGATTCTCGAACACCTCCAGACGAACGGCCGCGCGTCGAACCTGGAGCTGGCGGAGGTGGCCAATCTTTCGCCCGCCCAGTGCCTGCGGCGCCATCGGCGGCTCGAGGAACTGGGGCTGGTCCACGGCTACGCGGCGCGGCTGAATGCGCGCCGGGTCGGGCTGGGCGTGATCGCCTTCATCCACGTGACCATGGCGCGCGGCCATGTCGACGAACTGCCCAAGTTCCAGGACCTGATCGCCGACATGAAGCAGATCCTGGAGTGCTATTCGGTGACGGGCGACTTCGACTACGTGCTCAAGGTCGTCGCGCAGGACCTGGAGTCGCTCTCGCAGTTCCTGATGCACACGCTGATGCACATGCCCGGGGTGTCGGCGGTGCGTTCGAGCGTGTGCCTCAACGAGATCAAGTTCACCACCGCGCTGCCTCTGGAGTGA